The following coding sequences lie in one Sphingomonas sp. M1-B02 genomic window:
- a CDS encoding TonB-dependent receptor family protein — translation MSNLTRALFGAPLLLAALPAFAQQAPDPRDDIVVTAERLVAEAIQRVSETPGGAHVVPATDFDEKVAVSLRDVLAFSPGVYAQPRFGQEVRLSIRGSGISRGYHMRGLTLLQDGVPLNLADDNGDFQELDPAFLQHVEVFRGANALRFGSSTLGGAINGVTPTGRSAKGVRLRVDGGSFDTIRGLASMGYADARGDAWLAIAGDSSDGDRDHARRKALRVNGNLGIRLNDDVETRFYASAQTIRQELPGALTYATARTAPKTGNFAGDQARDIDSIRLQNRTSIAIGAGTLDVGLFLNAKQLHHPIFQVTDQNSTDWGSYARLDQDFGMFGFTAGITARFGSVDSRRYINIDGERGAPTFQADLTSRTIDAYAEGRVRPLPNLTLIAGAVYTSGLRRQEQSFPLVTTGRATFEQISPKLGVLFEPAADIQLYANYSRSHELPGFIELAQIASFVPLDAQRGWTAEVGGRGRIGPLRFDVSLYRANLDGELLQFSVAPPTIPAATFNAGRTRHQGIEAGFDLDLAKWARLRQVYQYSDFAFLGDLQFGNNRLPVIPEHVYRGELRLGSADLHLSPALEWVPRGAWADYANSFRADGYVLFNLSAEAKIDDRFTLFADARNLANRKAAGDVSAVVTYVPSGAIFYPVERRSVFAGVRAAF, via the coding sequence ATGTCCAATCTGACCCGCGCGCTGTTTGGCGCGCCCTTGTTGCTTGCCGCCCTCCCCGCCTTCGCCCAGCAGGCCCCCGATCCCCGCGACGATATCGTCGTCACCGCCGAACGGCTGGTCGCCGAGGCGATCCAGCGGGTAAGCGAGACCCCCGGCGGCGCCCATGTCGTCCCCGCGACCGATTTCGACGAGAAGGTCGCGGTCTCGCTCCGCGACGTGCTGGCCTTCTCCCCCGGCGTCTATGCCCAGCCGCGCTTCGGGCAGGAGGTGCGGCTCTCGATCCGCGGATCGGGGATCAGCCGCGGCTATCATATGCGCGGGCTGACCTTGCTGCAGGACGGCGTGCCGCTGAACCTCGCCGACGATAATGGCGATTTCCAGGAGCTCGACCCCGCCTTCCTCCAGCATGTCGAGGTCTTTCGCGGCGCCAATGCGCTGCGCTTCGGCTCGTCGACGCTGGGCGGTGCGATCAACGGCGTGACGCCGACCGGTCGCTCGGCCAAAGGCGTGCGGCTGCGCGTCGACGGCGGCAGCTTCGATACGATCCGCGGGCTGGCGAGCATGGGCTATGCCGATGCGCGCGGCGACGCCTGGCTGGCGATCGCCGGCGACAGTTCGGACGGGGACCGCGACCATGCCCGGCGCAAGGCGCTGCGGGTCAACGGCAATCTCGGCATCCGGCTGAACGACGATGTCGAGACCCGCTTCTATGCCTCGGCACAGACGATCCGCCAGGAGCTGCCCGGCGCGCTGACCTATGCGACGGCGCGCACCGCGCCGAAGACCGGCAATTTCGCCGGCGACCAGGCGCGCGACATCGACTCGATCCGGCTGCAGAACCGCACGAGCATCGCGATCGGCGCGGGCACTCTCGATGTCGGCCTGTTCCTCAACGCCAAGCAGCTCCACCATCCGATCTTCCAGGTGACCGACCAGAATTCGACCGACTGGGGCAGCTATGCCCGGCTCGACCAGGATTTCGGCATGTTCGGATTCACCGCAGGTATCACCGCGCGCTTCGGCTCGGTCGACTCTCGGCGCTATATCAACATCGACGGCGAGCGCGGCGCGCCCACCTTCCAGGCCGACCTGACCTCGCGCACGATTGATGCCTATGCCGAGGGCCGCGTGCGTCCGCTGCCTAACCTCACGCTGATCGCGGGCGCGGTCTATACGTCGGGGCTGCGGCGGCAGGAGCAGAGCTTCCCGCTCGTCACCACTGGCCGCGCTACCTTCGAGCAGATCTCGCCCAAGCTGGGTGTGCTGTTCGAGCCTGCGGCCGACATCCAGCTCTATGCGAATTACAGTCGCAGCCACGAGCTTCCCGGCTTCATCGAGCTCGCCCAGATCGCCAGCTTCGTGCCGCTCGATGCGCAGCGCGGCTGGACCGCGGAGGTGGGCGGGCGCGGGCGGATCGGGCCGCTGCGCTTCGATGTCAGCCTATACCGGGCGAATCTCGACGGCGAACTGCTCCAGTTCAGCGTCGCGCCGCCGACCATTCCGGCCGCCACCTTCAATGCGGGGCGGACGCGGCACCAGGGGATCGAGGCCGGGTTCGACCTCGATTTGGCAAAGTGGGCGCGGCTGCGGCAGGTGTATCAATATAGCGACTTCGCCTTCCTCGGCGATCTGCAATTCGGCAACAACCGGCTGCCGGTGATCCCCGAACATGTCTATCGCGGCGAATTGCGGCTGGGCAGCGCCGATCTGCACCTCTCCCCCGCGCTCGAATGGGTGCCGCGCGGCGCCTGGGCGGACTATGCCAACAGCTTCCGCGCCGATGGCTATGTCCTGTTCAACCTGAGCGCCGAGGCGAAGATCGACGATCGCTTCACGCTCTTCGCCGATGCGCGCAACCTGGCAAACCGCAAGGCGGCGGGCGATGTCTCGGCGGTGGTAACCTATGTCCCCAGCGGCGCGATCTTCTATCCGGTGGAGCGGCGCAGTGTCTTCGCGGGGGTGCGCGCCGCCTTCTAG
- a CDS encoding response regulator transcription factor, whose protein sequence is MSASLVIGIVDDDPGVRGSIESLVRSAGMIPHCFSSAGELLTTDGAGLACVVTDLHMPEMSGLALQAEMLRRGWTIPLILMTAFPTDAAREQAMRAGARAFLTKPVDPDALLDAIEAGIG, encoded by the coding sequence GTGAGCGCCTCCCTTGTTATCGGCATCGTGGACGACGACCCTGGCGTGCGGGGAAGCATCGAAAGCCTCGTGCGATCCGCCGGCATGATTCCCCATTGCTTTTCCAGCGCCGGCGAACTGCTGACCACCGACGGCGCCGGATTGGCGTGCGTCGTGACCGACCTCCATATGCCGGAGATGAGCGGGCTCGCGTTGCAGGCGGAGATGCTGCGCCGTGGCTGGACGATTCCTCTGATCCTAATGACCGCTTTCCCCACCGATGCGGCCCGCGAGCAGGCGATGCGTGCAGGCGCAAGGGCTTTCCTGACCAAGCCGGTGGATCCCGACGCATTGCTCGACGCCATCGAGGCCGGGATCGGTTGA
- a CDS encoding response regulator transcription factor, which produces MTVYVIDDDPEVLGSLGSLLRSTGLDVALFQTPREFLAAAPPTAASCLVLDVRLRGQNGLDFQEQLAREGVAIPVILITGHGDIPMTVRGMKAGAVDFLPKPFTEEQMLAAVDSALARDRERREHAAGADALQRCYERLTPREQEVMGLVVTGLMNKQIAARMALSEITVKIHRGNVMRKMEAQSLADLVRMAESLGIRDDTIHRFNI; this is translated from the coding sequence GTGACCGTCTATGTGATCGACGATGACCCAGAGGTGCTGGGTTCGCTGGGCAGCCTGCTGCGCTCGACCGGGCTCGACGTTGCGCTGTTCCAGACGCCGAGGGAGTTCCTCGCCGCCGCGCCGCCGACGGCAGCCTCTTGCTTAGTCCTGGACGTGCGGCTGCGCGGCCAAAACGGCCTCGATTTCCAGGAGCAGTTGGCGAGGGAGGGGGTGGCCATTCCGGTCATCCTGATCACCGGCCATGGCGACATTCCGATGACCGTGCGTGGGATGAAGGCTGGCGCGGTCGACTTCCTGCCTAAGCCGTTCACGGAAGAACAGATGCTCGCCGCCGTCGATAGCGCGCTGGCGCGCGATCGGGAGCGTCGCGAGCATGCCGCCGGCGCGGATGCGCTGCAGCGATGCTACGAGCGCCTGACTCCGAGGGAGCAGGAGGTGATGGGCCTCGTTGTGACCGGCCTGATGAACAAGCAAATCGCGGCGCGAATGGCGCTTTCTGAGATCACCGTGAAGATCCACCGCGGCAATGTTATGCGCAAGATGGAGGCGCAGTCGCTCGCCGACCTCGTGAGGATGGCCGAGTCACTCGGCATTCGGGACGATACCATCCACCGGTTTAACATCTGA
- a CDS encoding sensor histidine kinase: MRDDPNGRLLAVRIHGVAALSLALAVFALDVLSPLQGAVAVLYTIVVVMSSRSHDRRMMLATGAVVFAMAVSGYFLSHWGEPLGSPAVRLAVSLVAILITTLLSVRNLAAAREQRKSEDRYRTIFNAAGLPIWEGDWSTAYALLAEGGSATPEQIDHIARTATIRAANDAAARLFGLPDGRSLVGGTLTLHHTPSAEAALGRILAALVRGDQGIEEETQFLTASGATVDVVLRVTVPAGADGWSRVLIMAIDVTERNRAQARLTQSQAELTHVARVTTLGQLAASIAHEVNQPLSAIITYAKSGQRWLAREAPDAKEAADCFDHIASNGGRAAEVIARIRDLARNAEPRQDTLLLGPLIEETVALLSRDLQMNQVSITLGVAGDLPPVRGDRVQIQQVLMNLMLNAEQAMAGTPAEQRELSVEALAEGGIVRVEVRDRGTGIAADPESLFAPFFTTKSDGLGMGLSICRSIVERHGGSLVAANNPDRGATFRFVLPVAQAEREAA, encoded by the coding sequence ATGCGCGACGATCCGAATGGCAGGCTTCTGGCGGTGAGGATTCACGGCGTGGCGGCGTTGTCTCTGGCCCTCGCTGTGTTCGCGCTCGACGTGCTGAGCCCGCTGCAGGGTGCGGTCGCCGTGCTCTACACGATCGTCGTCGTCATGTCCTCGCGCAGTCACGATCGGCGGATGATGCTGGCGACCGGCGCGGTCGTGTTCGCGATGGCGGTTTCGGGCTACTTCCTGAGCCATTGGGGCGAACCCCTCGGGTCGCCGGCCGTGCGCCTCGCGGTCAGTCTGGTCGCGATCCTGATCACCACCTTGCTGAGCGTGCGCAACCTCGCCGCCGCCAGAGAGCAGCGGAAATCCGAGGATCGCTACCGCACGATCTTCAATGCGGCCGGCCTGCCGATCTGGGAGGGCGATTGGTCGACGGCCTATGCGCTCCTGGCGGAGGGAGGCTCCGCCACGCCCGAGCAGATCGACCATATCGCCCGGACGGCGACCATCCGCGCGGCGAACGACGCCGCGGCACGCCTCTTCGGCCTGCCGGACGGACGCTCGCTCGTCGGCGGAACGCTGACATTGCACCACACCCCTTCCGCGGAGGCGGCGCTTGGCCGCATCCTTGCGGCGCTCGTCCGGGGAGATCAGGGGATCGAGGAGGAAACCCAGTTCCTCACCGCATCCGGCGCGACGGTGGACGTGGTTCTCCGCGTGACGGTCCCGGCTGGGGCCGATGGCTGGAGCCGCGTTCTGATCATGGCCATTGACGTGACCGAGCGGAACCGTGCGCAGGCGCGGCTAACCCAGTCGCAGGCAGAGCTCACCCACGTCGCGCGCGTCACGACGTTGGGGCAGCTCGCCGCTTCGATTGCGCATGAGGTCAACCAGCCGCTGTCGGCGATTATCACCTATGCCAAATCCGGCCAGCGGTGGCTGGCGCGCGAGGCGCCGGACGCAAAGGAAGCTGCCGACTGCTTCGATCACATCGCTTCGAACGGAGGGCGCGCCGCTGAGGTCATCGCCCGCATCCGCGACCTCGCCCGCAACGCCGAACCCCGCCAGGACACGCTGCTTCTGGGCCCATTGATCGAGGAGACGGTCGCGCTGCTCAGCCGCGATCTCCAAATGAACCAGGTCTCGATCACCCTTGGGGTCGCGGGTGACCTGCCGCCCGTGCGCGGCGACCGGGTCCAGATCCAGCAGGTGCTCATGAACCTGATGCTCAACGCCGAGCAGGCGATGGCCGGAACCCCGGCGGAACAACGGGAGCTTAGCGTCGAAGCCCTGGCCGAGGGCGGCATTGTTCGCGTCGAGGTGCGCGACCGAGGCACCGGCATCGCCGCCGACCCCGAGAGCCTCTTTGCTCCTTTCTTCACCACCAAGAGCGACGGATTGGGGATGGGCCTGTCCATCTGTCGCTCGATCGTCGAGCGGCACGGCGGGAGCCTTGTCGCCGCGAACAATCCCGATCGGGGCGCGACCTTTCGCTTCGTGCTGCCCGTAGCCCAGGCCGAGAGGGAGGCCGCGTGA
- a CDS encoding sensor histidine kinase, protein MTITQHAAFEVAAVTVLPALREPSSMDEANHRVANSLQLTAALVSIAARRITDPAALAVLDTTTRRIAAIAGVHRQLYRQRSVGGVDLGGYLEDLGADLETSCGDADAGRHVRVAADRVVVTPEVATSIGVIVSELVGNACKYAYPSGHPGDVEVSLRDAPRGGFVLEVADQGRGRIAGAAPEGSGLGTELVAMMARRLGAQHRWHDARPGTRFTLCV, encoded by the coding sequence ATGACCATCACGCAACACGCCGCTTTCGAAGTCGCAGCCGTGACCGTGCTTCCCGCCCTTCGCGAGCCGAGCAGCATGGACGAGGCGAACCACCGGGTGGCGAACAGCCTCCAGCTTACGGCTGCACTGGTTTCCATCGCGGCGCGGCGCATTACCGATCCGGCGGCGCTCGCGGTGCTCGACACCACGACGCGCCGGATCGCGGCGATTGCGGGGGTCCATCGGCAACTTTATCGGCAACGGTCGGTGGGTGGAGTCGATCTCGGCGGCTACCTGGAGGATCTCGGCGCCGACCTGGAGACGAGTTGCGGCGACGCCGATGCCGGACGCCACGTCCGCGTCGCCGCGGATCGGGTGGTGGTCACGCCCGAGGTTGCGACCTCGATCGGGGTAATCGTCTCGGAGCTGGTGGGTAATGCCTGCAAATATGCCTACCCCTCGGGGCACCCGGGTGATGTCGAGGTCTCGCTGCGCGATGCCCCGCGGGGCGGGTTCGTGCTCGAAGTTGCGGACCAGGGCCGTGGGCGGATAGCCGGCGCGGCGCCGGAGGGAAGCGGCCTGGGAACCGAGCTTGTCGCGATGATGGCTCGGCGGCTGGGTGCCCAGCACAGGTGGCACGACGCCCGTCCCGGGACGCGTTTCACGCTATGCGTTTGA
- a CDS encoding alpha/beta fold hydrolase, giving the protein MTVITTKDGAEIYFKDWGPKDAQPIMFHHGWPLSADDWDAQMLYFLQHGYRVVAHDRRGHGRSSQIDTGHDMDHYAADASAVAEHLDLRNAVHIGHSTGGGEVARYVARFGQPQGRVAKAVLVSAVPPLMVKTADNPGGTDISVFDGFRSALAANRAAFFLDVASGPFYGFNRPGAQVSDAVVRNWWRQGMMGSALAHHAGIKAFSETDQTEDLKAISVPTLVLQGDDDQIVPYADASLLQVKLLQNGTLKIYPGFPHGMLTTHAAVLNPDLLAFVRG; this is encoded by the coding sequence ATGACTGTGATCACGACGAAGGACGGCGCGGAGATCTACTTCAAGGACTGGGGACCCAAGGACGCTCAGCCGATCATGTTCCACCACGGCTGGCCGCTCAGTGCCGACGACTGGGACGCGCAGATGCTGTACTTCCTCCAGCATGGCTACCGCGTCGTCGCGCATGACCGCCGCGGGCACGGCCGCTCTTCGCAGATCGACACCGGTCACGACATGGACCATTATGCCGCCGACGCGTCCGCCGTCGCCGAACATCTCGATCTCCGGAACGCTGTCCATATCGGCCACTCGACCGGAGGCGGCGAGGTCGCTCGCTATGTCGCCAGGTTCGGACAGCCCCAGGGCCGTGTCGCCAAGGCCGTGCTCGTCAGCGCGGTGCCGCCATTGATGGTCAAGACCGCGGACAATCCGGGCGGGACCGACATCAGCGTGTTCGACGGTTTCCGCAGCGCGCTTGCTGCCAACCGCGCCGCCTTCTTCCTCGATGTCGCCTCCGGTCCCTTCTACGGGTTCAACCGGCCCGGCGCCCAGGTGTCGGACGCCGTCGTCCGCAACTGGTGGCGCCAGGGCATGATGGGCAGCGCGCTGGCGCACCATGCGGGCATCAAGGCGTTTTCGGAGACCGACCAGACAGAGGATCTGAAGGCGATCTCCGTGCCGACGCTGGTGCTGCAGGGCGACGACGACCAGATCGTCCCTTATGCCGATGCGTCCCTCCTCCAGGTCAAGCTACTCCAGAACGGCACGCTGAAAATCTATCCCGGCTTCCCGCACGGGATGTTGACGACACATGCCGCTGTCCTCAATCCAGACCTTCTGGCGTTTGTTCGAGGCTGA
- a CDS encoding alpha/beta fold hydrolase: MFEVQRGAGRKLLLIHGLGGSWQSWSTILGALSAERTVIAIDLPGHGSTPAEADSGTFDGLVGSVERYVGDKGLEGIDVVGSSMGARIVLELARRGRVGNAVALDPGGFWRGWERTFFRTTIGVSGRLLRAIRPLLPMLSSNAASRTALLAQLSAHPWKLDPEVVATELASLSTTRTFDALVHDLSNGPEQTGPAADPARRIVIGWGRHDRLCLPRQAARAKAAFPSAHLHWFEASGHFPMWDQPEDTAAAILAAIE; this comes from the coding sequence ATGTTCGAGGTCCAGCGCGGCGCCGGCCGTAAGTTGCTGCTTATCCACGGTCTGGGGGGAAGCTGGCAATCGTGGAGCACCATCCTGGGAGCTCTCAGCGCCGAACGGACGGTGATCGCGATCGACCTGCCTGGACACGGATCCACCCCGGCGGAAGCCGATAGCGGGACTTTCGACGGCCTCGTGGGCAGCGTCGAGCGTTACGTTGGCGACAAGGGGCTGGAAGGGATCGACGTCGTCGGCAGCTCCATGGGAGCGCGGATCGTGCTGGAACTTGCTCGGCGTGGTCGCGTCGGCAACGCTGTTGCACTCGACCCCGGCGGCTTCTGGCGCGGTTGGGAGCGCACGTTTTTCAGGACCACCATAGGCGTCTCGGGACGGCTGCTTCGGGCAATCCGGCCGCTCCTGCCGATGCTGAGCAGCAATGCCGCATCACGCACGGCATTGCTGGCGCAGCTTTCCGCGCATCCTTGGAAGCTCGATCCGGAGGTGGTTGCGACGGAGTTGGCAAGCCTCAGCACGACACGGACCTTCGACGCCTTGGTTCATGACCTTTCGAACGGGCCTGAGCAAACCGGTCCGGCCGCCGACCCGGCTCGCCGCATCGTGATCGGGTGGGGTCGCCACGATCGACTGTGCCTGCCAAGGCAGGCAGCGCGGGCGAAAGCCGCCTTTCCCTCCGCACATCTGCACTGGTTCGAGGCCAGCGGGCATTTTCCCATGTGGGACCAGCCTGAGGACACGGCGGCCGCGATACTTGCGGCAATCGAGTGA